The genome window TGTATTTCTCGGTATTTGCATTATCAACATAATAAGGTCCCCATGTATTGACTTCAACCCTGAATTTAAATCCTGACCTGAATTTTCCATTCATATACACGCTATACATATATTTTGGAATGTAATAAAGCCTTTTTCCACTGAAGTTATAGATATTTCCATTTCTATCCTGGAAGATAAAAGTATCATACTTGAAATCGTAGTAAGTATAAGAACCTCCTAAGAATACTCTATCAAGTATTCTAAATTTCCCTTCAAGTTCAAATCCTTTTTTAGTTGTTTTTCCAGCATTAACATAAATTCTTTCTCCATTTGAATCATAGGTCTGAACTATTTCTTTGTCTGTTTTCATCATAAATAAACTTGAGCTTATATAAACTCTGTTGTTTACGAACCTTGAACCTACTTCGTAGTTAACGGTTGTGGAAGCATCAAGGTTTGGATTTGCAAGGAGTTCACTGTCCTGAGGTGTTTGGAAACCTGTGGAAATAGTTCCATACATAGACCAGTTTGGTATGAATTTATAGACCACACCTATACGTGGACTTACCATATTCCATGTTTTTGATGCTTCGGTATGTTGTGGTGTGTCAAGTTTGCTATAGTAATATCCAGGATAGTATTTTAATTCATAATAAGCATCATTTTTAATATCAAACTTTACAGTATCAAACCTTATACCTAAGTCTACTATGGTTTTTTCTGTTGGATAAATAGTTTCCTGGAAAAATATACCTGCAGTGTAGTTTCTATTCTTTTGTTTGTCATAAAGTTGGTCTGTTGTATCTGTAAGAACATAATCTATAGGATTTCTAAAAGAAGCATTTCTACAGTAATCTACAGAACCGTCCTGTAAAACACAGACCTGATAGAGATACCTCTGTGTATCATAGTGGTCATATCTACCTTGAATACCAGTTAAGAGCAGGGCTTTTTTTCCAAATAGATGATGTTTTATCTCAAGTTGCGAGTCTATACCGCCAACATAGGAACCACCATCATTAATTCTTCCAAAAACAGGATGGTAATGTGTCCATCTTTGTAGATATACTGTTGATTTCCATGTTAAGTTGTTTGATATTTCTTTTGTATATTTATTGCTCCAGAAGAAAATCCTTGAATATCTTCCTGATTTTCTCCATGCACTTGAGGTTGCTTGAGTTGGGTCTTGCTCAAACTCTTCTTTGGTTAGACTTCCGGGAAGTTGTAAATCAGATTTTGTAAAACTTATCATTGTTTCTAAAGAAGAACTTTCATCTATTAACCATCCAAGTTTAACGGCAGTTTGAAAAGACTCAAATCTATTCCATTTTCTCCAGGAATCTGATTTTCTATAAGAAAAACTGGCGTTATAAAATAGTCCTTCTCCATTGTTCCCACCATATAAGAGCCTTGACATGTAAGTTCCATAGTTACCATATCCAGCTCTAACTTTGAAACCTTGGAACTTGAAAGGACTTATTGTTATAAAGTTGACTACTCCACCAGCTGAGTTTGCTCCGTACAAAGTTGAGTTTGGACCTTTTACAATATCTATTTCCTCTAAAAGCTGAGGGTCTACAAAATCAAGTCTTGTAAAACCATCAGGGTCAGTTATTGGAACACCATCAAGGAGTATGTTTATCTCCCTCACTGCATAGGGAGCTTTTAGCCCTCCACCTCTAATGATTAATCTAACGTCGTATCCACCATTTTTTGTGGTTGCTTGAACACCTGGGAGACTTTCTAAAAATTCAGAAACGTTGTACTGTCTTTCCATTTCTATTTCGTCTTTGGTTACAGTTTCAACACCTGCAGGAATGTCAAGTTCCGGTCTTTCTACCCTTGTTGCTGTTATCTGGGTTTTCTCTAACTTGATAACCTCCTCTGCAAAGACTGTGGCAGAAATTAGACAAGAAATCAGTAAATGTTTTTTCATGACCCTGCCTCCATAAATATTAATTAAATATTAAATTTTAACATATAATTTTATGTTAAATTCACATAAAAATAAAACTTATGTTATAAAATAAAATTTGTATTAACCCATATTACATTTAATTAATTATAAAAAGCACTTTGAAAGTAATTCTTGAGAAGATTTTTTTATTATGCATTGACATAGGACAAGAATTTTTACTTTAAATTAATGAAAAATTCCTTTTAATTTTAAAAAGACCCAAAACCACAAAATTCAAATTACAAAAAAGTCTTGACTTTTATGTAAAAAAATTATATTTAGTATCCTCATTTAAGAATGGGAGGATTGTTATGGATATTGAAAAAATCAGAGAAGAACTTCTGAAAAAAAGAGCAGAAATCCTTGAATCACTGGCAAATAACAACAGTGAAGACCTTAACGAGAAAAGTGGTGTTGAAGATGCTGCTGATGTTGTTACTTCTGAACTGAGTAGAGAAACTATTTATAAACTTTCACAGGCAGAAAGAGAAACATTATTTCAGATTGATATAGCCCTCAAAAAAATAGAAAACGGAACCTATGGCGTTTGTGAAGAATGTGGTGCTCAGATTGGAGAAAAAAGGCTACAGGCAATACCATGGGTTAGATTATGTATAGATTGTAGCCAGAATGAAGAGGTTATGAAATCCTTCTCCAACAGGTCTGATGACCTTGGATTTTATCATATTATTCCAGGAACTATAGAAGACGAGGACACAGGGAAAATACCTGAGTAATGAACAAAAGACTTATTTTATTTTTTGGAATAGTAATTGGTGTAATAGGTTTAGACCTTTTCACCAAAGAATTAGCAGTAAGATATTTGTCAAAGATTGAAAGAGTTATTATTATTCCTAATTTCTTTGACCTCACCCTTGTTTGGAACAGGGGTGCTGCTTTTGGAATACTGGGACAGGCACCTGAATTTATTAGAAAACTAATTCTTATCGGTGCCTCTTCTATAGCCGCTATTTTGACAATTGTCTATGCATATTTTAAAAATACCAGATTGTCCACATTTGAACTTGTTGCTCTTGCTTTAATAGCAGGGGGAGCTATCGGAAATCTTTACGACAGGATTTTTATTGGTAAAGTAAGGGATTTTATTGATGTTCATATTTATTCTTACCACTGGCCTGCGTTTAATATTGCCGATAGTGCGATTACAATAGGTATTGTATTATTTGTTGTCTATGAATTGTTTTTCCGAAAAAGGTCATAAATTTTCATATCTACAAACCTGATATAATTAATCTGTTAATAACGGAGGAAAAGGGAATAAGATGATAGGTTATGTATTTAAAAAGATTTTTGGAACAAAAAACGAAAGGGAAATTAAAAAATTAAAACCAATTGTTCAGAAAATAAATCAGATAGAAAAAGAGTTAGACCAGCTTTCCAACAAAGAAATCAGAGAAAAAAGCCTACAGCTTATAGAAAAAGTCCGCTCTGATAAAGAGCTTAGCGATGCAATCACCAGAGGAGAAATAGTAGATATACTCCCTGAAGCATTTGCCCTTGTAAAAGAAGCAGCCAAAAGAACACTTGGTCTAAGACCTTTTGATGTTCAGCTTATAGGTGCTTTAGCCCTTCATAAAGGTAATGTTGCTGAGATGAAAACAGGGGAAGGAAAAACCCTTGTTGCCTCTATAGCTATATACCTGAATGCCCTTACCGGAAAAGGTGTCCATCTGGTAACAGTTAACGATTATCTGGCAAAAAGGGACGCCGTATGGATGGGCTCTATTTATAAGTTTCTTGGTCTTGATGTTGGAGTGATTAATACAAATCATCAATCCTTTAAGGTTGAGTGGGTAGATGAGGACAAGTTTAATGAAGCTATTGAAAAAGATATGAGGGTCTGGCCTAAAGGCTTTGAGGGAGAACTTCTTCCATCGGAAAAATATAACATAGAAGCAAGGAAAAACTTCTTTACCCATGCTGTTGAAGCAGAAAGAAGAGAAGCCTATGAAGCAGATATAACCTATGGAACAAATAATGAGTTTGGATTTGATTATCTAAGGGATAATATGGTCTTTTCAATAGACCAGGTTGTTCAGGTAAAAGGACATCACTTTGCAATTGTTGACGAGGTTGACTCAATTCTGATTGATGAAGCAAGGACACCTCTTATTATCTCGGGACCCTCCGGTGAAGATGTTTCCATTTACTATATGGCAGATGCCTTTGTGAAAACTCTTGTTCCTGAAGAAGATTATATGGTTGATGAAAAAAATAAAACTGCAGTTTTAACAGAGAAAGGAGCAGAAAAAGCAGAAAAATATTTTAATCTGGAAAACCTGTATGACCCTAAAAATATAGACATACTCCATGCTATAACCCAGTCCCTCAGGGCAAACACACTATTCCACAGGGACGTTGATTATGTTGTAAAAGATGGACAGGTAATCATTGTTGATGAATTTACAGGTCGTCTTATGCCTGGTAGAAGATGGTCTGATGGTCTACATCAGGCAATAGAGGCAAAAGAAGGGGTAAAAATAGAGGCAGAAAACCAGACCTTAGCCTCAATTACATTCCAGAACTACTTCCGTATGTATGACAAACTTGCAGGTATGACAGGAACAGCAGAAACTGAGGCTGAGGAGTTCAAAGAGATTTATGGCCTTGATGTTCTGGTTATACCAACAAACAAACCTGTTATTAGAAAAGACTATCCAGACCTTGTTTATAAAACCAAAAAAGAAAAATTTGAAGCAGCTCTAAAAGAAATAGAAGAGCTTCACAAACAGGGAAGGCCTATACTGGTAGGAACAGCATCAATTGAGACCTCTGAGCAGCTTTCAGCCTTACTTAAGAAAAGGGGAATAAAACACCATGTTCTTAACGCAAAACATCACGAAAAAGAGGCTGAAATCATAGCACAGGCAGGAAGAATAGGTGCCGTAACAATAGCCACAAATATGGCAGGTAGGGGAACAGATATCCTCCTTGGTGGAAACCCTGAATTTCTTGCAAAAGAAATCCTCAGGAAAAAGGGACTAACTCCGGAAGAAGCTACAGAAGAACAGTTCAAGGAAGCATTAAAAGAGGCACAAAAAATAACAGCAGAAGAAAAGAAAAAAGTTATAGAACTTGGTGGACTTGCTGTAATAGGAACAGAA of Persephonella sp. IF05-L8 contains these proteins:
- the lspA gene encoding signal peptidase II — its product is MNKRLILFFGIVIGVIGLDLFTKELAVRYLSKIERVIIIPNFFDLTLVWNRGAAFGILGQAPEFIRKLILIGASSIAAILTIVYAYFKNTRLSTFELVALALIAGGAIGNLYDRIFIGKVRDFIDVHIYSYHWPAFNIADSAITIGIVLFVVYELFFRKRS
- a CDS encoding TraR/DksA family transcriptional regulator, with the translated sequence MDIEKIREELLKKRAEILESLANNNSEDLNEKSGVEDAADVVTSELSRETIYKLSQAERETLFQIDIALKKIENGTYGVCEECGAQIGEKRLQAIPWVRLCIDCSQNEEVMKSFSNRSDDLGFYHIIPGTIEDEDTGKIPE
- the secA gene encoding preprotein translocase subunit SecA; protein product: MIGYVFKKIFGTKNEREIKKLKPIVQKINQIEKELDQLSNKEIREKSLQLIEKVRSDKELSDAITRGEIVDILPEAFALVKEAAKRTLGLRPFDVQLIGALALHKGNVAEMKTGEGKTLVASIAIYLNALTGKGVHLVTVNDYLAKRDAVWMGSIYKFLGLDVGVINTNHQSFKVEWVDEDKFNEAIEKDMRVWPKGFEGELLPSEKYNIEARKNFFTHAVEAERREAYEADITYGTNNEFGFDYLRDNMVFSIDQVVQVKGHHFAIVDEVDSILIDEARTPLIISGPSGEDVSIYYMADAFVKTLVPEEDYMVDEKNKTAVLTEKGAEKAEKYFNLENLYDPKNIDILHAITQSLRANTLFHRDVDYVVKDGQVIIVDEFTGRLMPGRRWSDGLHQAIEAKEGVKIEAENQTLASITFQNYFRMYDKLAGMTGTAETEAEEFKEIYGLDVLVIPTNKPVIRKDYPDLVYKTKKEKFEAALKEIEELHKQGRPILVGTASIETSEQLSALLKKRGIKHHVLNAKHHEKEAEIIAQAGRIGAVTIATNMAGRGTDILLGGNPEFLAKEILRKKGLTPEEATEEQFKEALKEAQKITAEEKKKVIELGGLAVIGTERHESRRIDNQLRGRAGRQGDPGSSRFYLSLEDDLLRLFGGEKLKNLMDRLKIPEGEPIESSMVTKAIENAQKRIEAQNFQIRKRLLEFDDVMNRQRQVIYSLRRDILAGANLKDELKQWFYDVALYYIDKYAPAEEYQEKWDFDELEKTFKEWLNVDIKIPRDKEWDRKELEEFIFSEVEKVYNRKEEYYGSGLMREFERYITLQVLDNLWKEHLHLLDRLRESVYLRGYAQRDPLVEYKKEAFNLFEDMLFRLKQHSLEYLFKTDITSQEEVEEEKRKLEEETQKLLEEAELSTQEEKEKAKKKKKKKVIKYKNRIERRKKKKSK
- a CDS encoding TonB-dependent receptor — translated: MKKHLLISCLISATVFAEEVIKLEKTQITATRVERPELDIPAGVETVTKDEIEMERQYNVSEFLESLPGVQATTKNGGYDVRLIIRGGGLKAPYAVREINILLDGVPITDPDGFTRLDFVDPQLLEEIDIVKGPNSTLYGANSAGGVVNFITISPFKFQGFKVRAGYGNYGTYMSRLLYGGNNGEGLFYNASFSYRKSDSWRKWNRFESFQTAVKLGWLIDESSSLETMISFTKSDLQLPGSLTKEEFEQDPTQATSSAWRKSGRYSRIFFWSNKYTKEISNNLTWKSTVYLQRWTHYHPVFGRINDGGSYVGGIDSQLEIKHHLFGKKALLLTGIQGRYDHYDTQRYLYQVCVLQDGSVDYCRNASFRNPIDYVLTDTTDQLYDKQKNRNYTAGIFFQETIYPTEKTIVDLGIRFDTVKFDIKNDAYYELKYYPGYYYSKLDTPQHTEASKTWNMVSPRIGVVYKFIPNWSMYGTISTGFQTPQDSELLANPNLDASTTVNYEVGSRFVNNRVYISSSLFMMKTDKEIVQTYDSNGERIYVNAGKTTKKGFELEGKFRILDRVFLGGSYTYYDFKYDTFIFQDRNGNIYNFSGKRLYYIPKYMYSVYMNGKFRSGFKFRVEVNTWGPYYVDNANTEKYSDYKNITNLMVGYERGKKFEVSFDVRNVFDKKYASQYVKSDTTDSYYIYPAPPRTYMVRASYKF